In the Pseudomonas orientalis genome, one interval contains:
- a CDS encoding response regulator transcription factor gives MLRVIIADDHPIVRVGQKVVIEANGKCKVVGEADGPDQLLGVLSHTPCDMLVTDFAMPGGQQADGYCLLGLLHRQYPQLPVILVTMFANVATLRAAFAHGARAVVAKSASAKELPLAIKAVQAGQTFASECLRVQLVEAGTGDQSQEPQLSGKEREVVRMLASGMTVSQIAAQVNRSVSTISKQKSTAMQRLSISTDVDLFAYARSTGIAP, from the coding sequence ATGCTTCGAGTAATTATTGCTGACGATCACCCCATTGTCCGAGTCGGGCAAAAAGTCGTGATCGAGGCGAATGGCAAATGCAAGGTGGTCGGTGAAGCCGACGGCCCCGATCAGCTGCTAGGGGTGCTGAGTCATACGCCATGCGACATGCTGGTCACAGACTTCGCCATGCCCGGCGGCCAACAGGCCGATGGTTATTGCCTGTTGGGCCTGCTGCACCGCCAGTATCCGCAGTTGCCGGTGATTCTGGTGACGATGTTCGCCAACGTCGCCACCCTGCGCGCCGCCTTTGCCCATGGCGCCAGGGCGGTGGTTGCCAAAAGCGCCTCGGCCAAGGAGTTGCCCCTGGCGATCAAGGCGGTACAGGCCGGGCAGACCTTCGCCAGCGAATGCTTGCGGGTGCAACTGGTGGAGGCCGGCACGGGTGATCAGTCCCAGGAGCCCCAGTTGTCCGGCAAGGAGCGCGAGGTGGTGCGCATGTTGGCCAGCGGCATGACCGTCAGCCAGATCGCAGCCCAGGTCAACCGCAGCGTCTCCACGATCAGCAAGCAGAAGAGCACGGCCATGCAGCGCTTGAGTATTTCCACCGACGTTGACTTGTTCGCCTACGCCCGCAGTACCGGCATAGCGCCGTAG
- a CDS encoding nuclear transport factor 2 family protein, producing the protein MSDAHNALISRFYSAFQRLDAEAMVACYSDDVVFSDPAFGELRGGDAGDMWRMLTTRAKDFSLTFDQVRSDERTGSAHWVATYLFSATGNTVVNDIQARFVFRDGRICEHHDHFDLWRWSRQALGTKGLLLGWTPLVRNAVRAQANKGLKAFQASR; encoded by the coding sequence ATGAGTGATGCCCATAACGCCTTGATCAGCCGATTCTACAGCGCCTTCCAGCGTCTGGATGCCGAGGCCATGGTTGCCTGCTACAGCGATGACGTGGTGTTCAGCGACCCGGCCTTTGGCGAACTGCGAGGCGGTGATGCGGGGGATATGTGGCGCATGCTCACGACGCGGGCCAAGGATTTTTCCCTGACGTTCGACCAGGTACGCAGCGACGAACGCACCGGCAGCGCACACTGGGTGGCCACCTATTTGTTCAGCGCGACCGGCAATACCGTGGTCAATGATATTCAGGCGCGCTTTGTCTTTCGCGATGGCAGGATCTGCGAGCACCATGACCACTTCGACCTGTGGCGCTGGTCGCGCCAGGCGTTGGGCACCAAGGGCCTGCTGCTGGGCTGGACGCCGCTGGTGCGAAACGCTGTGCGCGCCCAGGCGAACAAAGGCCTGAAGGCATTCCAGGCCAGTCGTTGA
- a CDS encoding GIY-YIG nuclease family protein: MSTPEPKPWYVYLVRAANGALYCGISNDPVRRFASHQSGKGARFFLSSPAVALVYTEQCASKGEALRQERLIKKLKKSAKECLAAGGSSR; encoded by the coding sequence GTGAGCACACCTGAACCCAAGCCCTGGTACGTCTACCTGGTGCGCGCCGCCAATGGCGCGTTGTATTGCGGCATCAGCAACGACCCGGTGCGCCGGTTTGCCTCCCACCAGAGCGGCAAGGGCGCGCGGTTTTTTCTGTCCAGCCCGGCAGTGGCGCTGGTGTACACCGAGCAATGCGCGAGCAAGGGCGAGGCGTTGCGTCAGGAGCGCTTGATCAAGAAATTGAAGAAGAGCGCCAAGGAGTGCCTGGCAGCGGGTGGTTCATCACGCTGA
- a CDS encoding glutathione S-transferase family protein, producing MSELILHHYPTSPFAEKARLLLGFKGLSWHSVHISPVMPKPDLTALTGGYRKTPVLQVGADIYCDTALIARRLEQEKSSPALFPLGQEMITQTFATWADSVVFAHAVSLVFQPESVAVRFGKLPPEAIKAFIADRAALFSGGTASKLPAELAKHQWPAIMTRLEQQLQGESGDFLFGAPSIADFALAHSLWFLKATPVTAPLVDAYPAVLVWLERVLGFGHGTASQMTADQALKIAREATPAPLPDDGFEDLNGFKAGQHVTIAAVDYGVDPVAGELLFAGREELILRRTDERGGTVHVHFPRWGFRLQAQ from the coding sequence ATGTCTGAGCTCATCCTGCATCATTACCCCACCTCACCCTTTGCGGAAAAAGCGCGGCTGTTGTTGGGCTTCAAGGGGCTGTCCTGGCATTCCGTGCACATTTCGCCGGTGATGCCCAAGCCTGACCTGACGGCCTTGACCGGCGGTTACCGCAAGACTCCGGTGCTGCAGGTGGGGGCGGACATCTACTGTGACACCGCGCTGATCGCTCGCCGCCTGGAGCAGGAAAAGTCCTCGCCGGCCCTGTTTCCGCTGGGCCAGGAAATGATTACCCAGACCTTTGCCACCTGGGCCGACAGCGTGGTGTTCGCCCATGCCGTCAGCCTGGTGTTCCAGCCGGAATCGGTGGCGGTGCGCTTTGGCAAGCTGCCACCGGAGGCCATCAAAGCCTTCATCGCTGACCGCGCCGCGTTGTTCAGTGGCGGCACGGCCAGCAAGCTCCCGGCTGAGCTGGCCAAGCATCAGTGGCCCGCGATCATGACGCGGTTGGAGCAGCAGCTACAGGGTGAATCCGGCGACTTCCTGTTCGGCGCGCCGTCGATTGCCGACTTTGCCCTGGCCCACTCACTGTGGTTCCTCAAGGCCACGCCGGTTACCGCGCCGTTGGTGGATGCTTATCCGGCCGTGCTGGTTTGGCTGGAGCGTGTGTTGGGCTTCGGCCACGGCACCGCCAGCCAGATGACGGCAGATCAAGCCTTGAAGATCGCCCGCGAGGCGACCCCGGCACCGCTGCCGGATGATGGGTTCGAGGACCTGAACGGCTTCAAGGCGGGTCAGCACGTGACTATCGCGGCGGTCGACTATGGCGTCGACCCCGTGGCCGGTGAGTTGCTGTTTGCCGGGCGCGAAGAGTTGATCCTGCGCCGTACTGATGAGCGTGGCGGTACCGTGCATGTGCATTTCCCTCGCTGGGGTTTTCGCCTTCAGGCGCAATAG